The Agaribacterium sp. ZY112 genome includes the window GTCAGTGTTAAAGGTGTCTATTCTGTTAACGAAACTGCGCTAAAAGCCTTAAGCGGCGAAGCGTTAGAAGAGTGTCATCAAAAAGGCATACTGCAAATTTGCCACCTGATGCTGAGCTCTTCTGCCCACTTAGAGAAACTTATTTCTTGGAAAAACCAGCAGGTCGCTAGTTAGTCATCGAGCAGCTAGTGGTTGCTAGCTGCTGTTTTTAGTCGGTTGTTTCAGCCAAGAAGCCGCCGCTTTGACGCTGCCACAAATGGGCGTAAATCCCATTGAGAGCCAGTAATTCACTGTGGCTGCCTTGTTCAACGATCTTGCCTTCATCAATCACAATGAGGCGGTCTAGCTCAGCGATGGTCGATAATCTATGCGCAATAGCAATGACCGTTTTTTCTTGCATCAGTGTTTTAAGGTTTTGCTGGATAGCACTCTCTACTTCTGAATCAAGCGCGGAAGTGGCCTCATCTAAAATAAGAATGGGGGCATTTTTGAGTAGCACTCTAGCAATGGCTATACGCTGACGCTGGCCGCCGCTTAGTTTGATACCTCGCTCACCGACATGTGCATCGAGTCCCCGTCGGCCATGGGCATCCTCTAGGTCGAGAATGAAATCTGAAGCAGAGGCTTGTTGGCAAGCCAGAGCTATCTCCGAATCCGTTGCTTCTGGCCGCCCATAACAGAGATTGTCTCGAATACTGCGATGCAGCAGAGAGGTATCTTGGGTAACCATGCCAATTTGGCTGCGCAAACTCTCTTGGGTGAGTTCACTGATATTCTGGCCGTCGATGCAAATACGACCACTATTGACATCGTAGAAGCGTAATAAGAGGTTTACGATGGTGCTTTTACCTGCACCGGAGCGGCCAATCAATCCAATTTTTTCACCGGGTTTGATGTCTAAGCTAAAGCCTTCCACGACCTTACGCTTGGCCCCGTAGTCAAAGTGAATATCGTTAAATTCTATATGGCCTTGCTTAAATTGAATCTTGCGGGCGTCGGCTTTGTCCTGAACTTTGCGGTGGGCCGTTAGCGTGTTCATACCATCACGAACCGTACCAATGTTTTCAAACAGAGTGGAGACCTCCCACATGATCCAATGGCTCATACCGTTAAGACGTAATACCAAGGCACAAGCTGCGGCAATGGCTCCTGTACTAATGGCCTCTTCTGACCAAAGCCATAGGCCAATTGCGGCAACGCTAAATATTAGCGTTGCCGACGCAGCCCACACCAAAGAGGTTAAGCTGGTTGCTAAACGCATTTGTGGGTAGACAGTATTGAGGAAGCCAGACATGGCGTCTTTAGCGTAGTTGAGTTCGCGCCCACTATGGCTAAAAAGCTTAACGGTGGAAATATTGGTATAGGTATCGACAATACGCCCCGTCATTTCCGAGCGAGCATCGGCTTGATGTTCACTGATTTTGCCTAGTTTCGGTAAAAAGTAGCGCAGCAAGCTAGCGTAGCAGAATAGCCATAAAACAAAGGGGATAGCTAGGCGCCAGTCCAAGCTAATGATAAGGATGAGGCCGCTAATAAAATAGATGCTCACATACAGTAGAACATCAACAAACTTCATGATTGTTTCACGTACCGCCAGTGAGGTTTGCATCACTTTGGTGGCGAGCCTTCCGGCAAATTCATTCTGGTAATAATCCATGCTATGGCCCAACAAATAGTGATGGGCGAGCCAGCGTATGCGCATTGGAAAGTTACCAAGCAAGGTTTGGTGCATAACCATGTTTTGCATAAAAATGCCAAAAGGCAGTAGTAATAATATGCCTGCTGCTAACCATAGTTGTTTGTTATCGCCGTTGAATATGTCTCTATTTTCTTGGCTATTGAGCCAGTCGACAAGTTGGCCAACAAAGCCATAAAGAGAGACCTCTAACGCTGCTACTAGTGCAGTGAAGCAGCCCATTAAGAATAGATATTTCTTAGTACCCTTAGCGTAATGCAGGCAAAAGCCTAAGACATCATTGGGTGGAAGCTGATTGTCTGGTTTTGGGAAGGGCTTGAGTAGGCGCTCAAAGAATGCGTACATGACTAAGGCCGAGTTAGCAAAGCTTGGCATTATGCCACAGGCTTGAGATCTTGTTTGTTATAGTAAGGGGTCAAAACAGGAGCCAGTATTTATGGTGATTACTCTTAATGTGTCGGTCTCAGGGCAGGGCTTGTGGGCTTTTACAGATAAAGTTTCTGCCGCTGTT containing:
- a CDS encoding ABC transporter ATP-binding protein, with amino-acid sequence MYAFFERLLKPFPKPDNQLPPNDVLGFCLHYAKGTKKYLFLMGCFTALVAALEVSLYGFVGQLVDWLNSQENRDIFNGDNKQLWLAAGILLLLPFGIFMQNMVMHQTLLGNFPMRIRWLAHHYLLGHSMDYYQNEFAGRLATKVMQTSLAVRETIMKFVDVLLYVSIYFISGLILIISLDWRLAIPFVLWLFCYASLLRYFLPKLGKISEHQADARSEMTGRIVDTYTNISTVKLFSHSGRELNYAKDAMSGFLNTVYPQMRLATSLTSLVWAASATLIFSVAAIGLWLWSEEAISTGAIAAACALVLRLNGMSHWIMWEVSTLFENIGTVRDGMNTLTAHRKVQDKADARKIQFKQGHIEFNDIHFDYGAKRKVVEGFSLDIKPGEKIGLIGRSGAGKSTIVNLLLRFYDVNSGRICIDGQNISELTQESLRSQIGMVTQDTSLLHRSIRDNLCYGRPEATDSEIALACQQASASDFILDLEDAHGRRGLDAHVGERGIKLSGGQRQRIAIARVLLKNAPILILDEATSALDSEVESAIQQNLKTLMQEKTVIAIAHRLSTIAELDRLIVIDEGKIVEQGSHSELLALNGIYAHLWQRQSGGFLAETTD